From the Candidatus Nomurabacteria bacterium genome, one window contains:
- a CDS encoding NUDIX hydrolase gives MKFDTSKLLNPWVSVDVVVFTLENNELKVLLTKRASDPFMGSWALPGGFLLKGETTEIAARRVLKQKAGVSSDVYLEQLYTFDTPGRDPRAPVFSITYFALVPIEDIKFAKTDKTESPEFISINHLPRLAFDHKDIVNYSIKRLQAKIQYTNAAYSILPKLFTFSQLQKVYEAILERAIDKRNFRKKFMQLGLIKETKKMLRGGKQRPAKLYEFISHKPAELKKFF, from the coding sequence ATGAAATTCGATACATCAAAACTTCTAAATCCGTGGGTATCTGTAGACGTAGTTGTCTTCACTTTGGAAAACAACGAACTCAAAGTACTTCTTACAAAACGCGCTAGTGATCCATTTATGGGATCATGGGCTCTTCCTGGTGGATTCCTGTTAAAAGGAGAAACTACAGAAATTGCTGCACGTCGAGTACTCAAGCAAAAAGCTGGGGTTAGTAGTGATGTATATTTAGAACAACTTTATACTTTTGATACACCGGGACGCGATCCGCGCGCTCCGGTGTTTTCTATTACTTATTTTGCTCTTGTGCCTATCGAAGATATCAAATTTGCAAAAACAGACAAAACTGAGAGCCCAGAATTCATATCTATAAACCATCTACCTCGCTTAGCTTTTGATCATAAAGATATTGTGAATTACTCAATTAAACGTCTGCAAGCAAAGATTCAATACACGAACGCTGCATATTCTATACTTCCAAAACTTTTTACTTTCTCTCAATTACAAAAAGTTTATGAAGCGATACTAGAACGCGCTATAGACAAAAGAAACTTCCGTAAAAAATTCATGCAACTTGGTCTGATCAAAGAAACCAAGAAAATGCTTCGCGGCGGCAAGCAGCGTCCTGCAAAACTATATGAATTTATCTCACACAAACCAGCTGAGCTAAAAAAGTTTTTCTAG
- a CDS encoding nicotinamidase, with product MKEAKKALLIIDVQNDFCPGGSLAVTDGDRVVEPLNNMIKLARENGWLVIASRDWHPKDTAHFKEFGGIWPAHCIEGTGGAKFKHGLLFPEKTVIINKGTSKKDDGYSPFEGTDTVLDLPLAQILNIKGITDIFIGGLATDYCVKAGVLDALKNGYGVYLLEDAIKAVNLKPDDGANAIAEMQNAGAIITTTTEVINEKR from the coding sequence ATGAAAGAAGCTAAAAAAGCACTCTTAATCATAGATGTGCAAAACGATTTTTGTCCTGGAGGCTCACTTGCTGTCACTGATGGTGATCGTGTGGTAGAACCATTGAACAACATGATCAAGCTTGCCCGCGAAAACGGCTGGCTTGTCATCGCCTCTCGTGACTGGCACCCAAAAGATACTGCCCACTTCAAAGAATTCGGCGGTATCTGGCCCGCACATTGTATCGAAGGTACTGGTGGAGCAAAGTTCAAACATGGACTTCTTTTTCCAGAAAAAACAGTAATCATCAATAAAGGTACTTCTAAAAAAGATGATGGTTACTCCCCTTTTGAAGGAACCGATACTGTACTTGATTTACCCCTTGCTCAAATTTTAAACATCAAGGGTATTACCGATATATTTATCGGAGGCCTTGCAACAGACTATTGCGTAAAAGCAGGAGTTCTGGATGCATTAAAAAATGGTTATGGTGTGTATCTTTTAGAAGATGCCATCAAAGCCGTAAATCTTAAACCCGATGATGGCGCAAATGCAATTGCAGAAATGCAAAATGCCGGTGCAATCATCACAACAACAACGGAGGTAATCAATGAAAAACGATAA
- a CDS encoding NAD(+)/NADH kinase, with product MTHKFDRVAIFYRPDISGGSTWEKKIISKLKSLNKKIEIGSKRPKVVIALGGDGTIMEAIRNFKHFSPLFIGLNLGHVGFLATIREKKNFLKGIEKIYKGEYTVSERMMLHVGVVRKGKEIYETQALGDMYIQNLTGLLDLDIHIDEHLVQRVHGTGAIASTASGSTAYNLSLHGPIVMPDINCIVVNEILDHNTPTPSMIIKKTKRVSFHIKNFRRRNEVLLAKDGLDIDVGMWTDGVLVMRLLPGDIVHVARARGKIKLAEIEKDYFFKSIQQKFTFK from the coding sequence ATGACACACAAATTCGATAGAGTAGCTATTTTCTACAGACCCGACATCTCTGGCGGCAGCACATGGGAGAAGAAAATCATATCAAAACTAAAATCTTTAAATAAAAAAATTGAAATCGGGTCTAAGCGTCCGAAGGTGGTTATTGCTCTAGGTGGAGATGGAACAATCATGGAAGCCATCCGCAATTTTAAACACTTCTCCCCTCTTTTTATAGGACTGAACTTGGGCCACGTCGGATTCCTCGCGACTATTCGCGAGAAGAAAAATTTTCTAAAAGGCATCGAAAAAATATACAAAGGTGAATATACAGTTTCAGAGCGAATGATGCTCCACGTCGGAGTCGTACGTAAAGGCAAAGAGATCTACGAGACCCAAGCTCTCGGCGATATGTATATTCAAAACCTCACAGGACTTCTCGATCTCGATATCCATATCGATGAGCATCTAGTTCAGCGTGTTCATGGAACAGGTGCTATAGCAAGCACCGCGAGTGGTTCTACGGCCTACAACTTGTCACTACATGGTCCGATAGTTATGCCAGATATAAACTGTATCGTAGTGAACGAAATCCTCGATCACAACACTCCGACACCTTCTATGATTATCAAGAAAACTAAACGTGTTTCTTTCCATATTAAAAATTTCCGCCGACGCAACGAAGTACTGCTCGCAAAAGATGGCCTAGATATTGACGTAGGTATGTGGACCGATGGAGTGCTCGTCATGCGCCTGCTTCCAGGCGACATAGTCCATGTAGCGCGCGCTCGCGGGAAAATAAAACTCGCCGAGATAGAAAAAGATTATTTCTTCAAAAGTATCCAACAAAAATTCACATTCAAATAG
- a CDS encoding NUDIX domain-containing protein, translated as MPRRNLEILKKVHNIARTKKPDSYPERFFVPEDKGCWAIDWPEYDPPYFVHDSVLKKSMAGEIEAEDAYKNINQRFSKVIHRIAHDIEGRPLNPCGRTGIRGRGLLYQWGANRAVDIVMVTVHPRTGLLCFLAIKRADNGMNAVVGGMVDKGESKVTAALRELGEEVPQFKNFDQRLVKRMYRKYSDDYRNTDNAWIETTVFFAFLPKDKFIDTFYGLDKSEVESVSWIPVSEGLALHAGHERYVYDAVRYFIERNHGPIEVIRQCKFILNI; from the coding sequence ATGCCAAGAAGAAATTTAGAGATATTAAAAAAGGTTCATAATATTGCTAGAACAAAAAAGCCGGATAGTTATCCAGAAAGGTTTTTCGTTCCAGAAGATAAAGGGTGCTGGGCTATTGATTGGCCTGAGTACGATCCTCCATATTTTGTGCATGATTCTGTTCTTAAAAAGAGCATGGCTGGAGAAATTGAAGCCGAGGATGCTTATAAAAATATCAACCAGAGATTTAGTAAAGTTATCCATAGGATAGCTCACGATATAGAAGGTCGACCCCTTAATCCTTGTGGAAGAACAGGTATTAGAGGTAGAGGGCTTTTGTATCAATGGGGAGCCAATCGTGCAGTGGATATTGTCATGGTTACAGTTCATCCAAGAACTGGCTTGCTTTGTTTTTTAGCAATCAAACGCGCAGACAACGGTATGAATGCTGTTGTAGGTGGAATGGTAGACAAAGGTGAGTCAAAAGTCACAGCCGCTCTACGTGAGCTTGGCGAAGAGGTTCCTCAATTTAAAAATTTCGACCAGCGTCTTGTGAAGAGAATGTATAGGAAATATTCCGATGATTATCGGAATACCGATAACGCATGGATTGAGACAACCGTATTCTTTGCCTTTCTTCCGAAGGATAAATTTATCGACACCTTTTACGGTCTTGATAAAAGTGAAGTTGAAAGTGTTAGCTGGATTCCTGTATCAGAAGGACTTGCTCTTCATGCAGGTCACGAAAGATATGTTTATGATGCAGTGAGATATTTTATTGAACGCAACCACGGTCCAATAGAAGT
- a CDS encoding NAD(+) synthase, translated as MKKAKLTPRELGFVRVGAAVPSLKIGDISHNLDELEKLAKASFQNGSSITVFPELCITGYTVGDLFQQKIMIQKSLEGLFDLAGRTGNLSGVFIVGLPIEYQGALYNCAALIGGGEVLGIVPKSYLPNYSEFYEKRWFTEGIHVPKGATIKKNYLGQEIPFGTDIIFEDRDNKNLVLGIEICEDVWTVIKPSSKLALAGATILANLSASNEIVGKVTYRRDLVRQQSADTISAYVYTSSGPGESSTDLVFSGHAIIAENGSILSENERFKFDSQIVYADIDIDLIAMNRRRNISFGESKREINPENFRTVIVNMNCYYEKFKTLGRNITKTPFVPTDEKTRFEITEEIFQIQATALATRMRNSNIHKLILGLSGGLDSTLSMLVAIRSLEILGLPKENLTLITMPGFGTTKKTKTNAEKLAEAFGIKLESISIENGSKIQLRDVGHDGEKQNVTFENVQARYRMMTLQDIANERGGLVLGTGDLSELALGWCTFGGDHTVTYNVNGGVPKTLVQHVVRYAGKVYGGSIEEVLNEILGTPISPELLRGDKDNPTQKTEDVVGPYELHDFFLFHFLRRGENPSKILYLAKYAFGEEYETETIRKWLGEFLKRFFSQQFKRSIIPDGPKVGSVTLSSRGDWRMPSDASAKMWIEELNNVII; from the coding sequence ATGAAAAAAGCAAAACTAACACCAAGAGAACTAGGATTTGTAAGAGTTGGCGCAGCCGTTCCCTCTTTAAAAATTGGGGATATCTCCCACAACTTAGACGAGCTAGAAAAGCTCGCCAAGGCAAGTTTCCAAAATGGATCATCTATCACTGTATTCCCTGAGCTTTGTATCACCGGATACACGGTCGGTGACCTGTTTCAGCAAAAAATCATGATTCAAAAATCCCTTGAAGGTCTTTTTGACTTAGCAGGTAGAACTGGAAACCTATCAGGGGTTTTCATTGTAGGCCTACCTATCGAATATCAGGGTGCGCTATATAACTGCGCAGCTCTAATAGGAGGAGGTGAAGTTCTCGGTATTGTGCCAAAAAGCTACTTACCAAACTACAGTGAATTTTATGAAAAAAGATGGTTCACAGAAGGCATTCATGTTCCAAAAGGTGCAACTATCAAGAAAAATTATTTGGGACAAGAAATTCCATTTGGAACAGACATTATCTTTGAAGACAGGGACAACAAAAATCTCGTTCTTGGAATCGAAATCTGTGAAGACGTGTGGACAGTGATCAAGCCAAGCTCAAAATTAGCACTGGCTGGAGCGACTATTCTTGCAAATCTTTCAGCATCAAACGAAATTGTAGGCAAGGTCACTTATAGAAGAGACCTTGTGCGACAACAGTCAGCTGATACGATAAGTGCTTATGTTTACACTTCATCTGGCCCAGGCGAATCAAGTACTGATTTAGTTTTCTCGGGTCATGCAATAATCGCTGAAAACGGTTCGATACTTTCTGAAAACGAACGCTTCAAATTCGATAGTCAAATTGTCTATGCTGATATCGATATTGATTTGATAGCGATGAATCGCAGACGAAATATTAGTTTTGGTGAGTCGAAACGTGAAATCAATCCTGAAAACTTTAGAACTGTAATCGTAAACATGAATTGTTATTACGAAAAGTTCAAAACGCTCGGACGAAATATCACAAAGACACCATTTGTTCCTACAGACGAAAAGACTCGTTTTGAAATCACGGAAGAGATTTTCCAAATCCAAGCGACAGCGCTCGCGACTAGAATGCGCAATTCAAACATCCACAAACTCATCTTGGGTCTGTCAGGTGGACTGGATTCTACACTCTCTATGCTTGTGGCTATAAGATCCTTGGAGATCCTTGGTCTACCAAAAGAGAATCTGACACTGATTACGATGCCAGGATTTGGTACAACAAAAAAGACCAAGACTAACGCCGAAAAACTTGCAGAAGCTTTCGGAATAAAACTCGAAAGCATAAGTATCGAAAATGGGTCAAAAATTCAGTTAAGAGATGTAGGACATGATGGCGAAAAACAAAATGTAACGTTTGAAAATGTACAGGCTCGCTATCGCATGATGACCTTGCAAGATATCGCAAACGAACGCGGTGGGCTTGTACTCGGAACCGGTGACTTATCAGAACTTGCACTTGGATGGTGTACATTTGGTGGAGACCACACTGTTACATACAATGTGAACGGTGGAGTTCCAAAAACACTTGTTCAGCATGTCGTACGATATGCAGGCAAAGTTTACGGTGGATCTATTGAAGAAGTTTTGAATGAAATCCTTGGCACACCGATATCGCCAGAGCTTTTACGTGGAGACAAAGATAACCCAACGCAGAAGACAGAGGATGTTGTCGGGCCTTATGAATTGCACGATTTCTTCTTGTTTCATTTTTTACGTCGCGGAGAGAATCCATCAAAAATTCTTTACCTAGCAAAATATGCTTTTGGTGAAGAGTATGAGACAGAAACAATCCGTAAATGGTTGGGGGAATTCTTGAAAAGATTTTTTTCTCAACAATTCAAGCGCTCAATCATCCCAGACGGACCAAAAGTTGGATCGGTAACACTATCATCACGCGGAGACTGGCGCATGCCATCTGATGCTAGCGCCAAAATGTGGATAGAAGAATTGAATAATGTTATTATTTAA
- a CDS encoding adenylosuccinate synthase, giving the protein MEKGYVDVLLGLQWGDEGKGKIVDYLSPQYDIIARFQGGPNAGHTLYVKNKEGKQERIVLHVVPSGLTREDELMGVLGNGMVICPIAFKDEIKNIFDITGIDVCEKLIISTNAHMIVPTHRLLDKASEIAKGKGAIGTTGKGIGPCYMDKAGRNGIRFESLIDLSKFNEEYLRLENKHREILKQQYGYTDEQINAEIKEQCYSFKRSILFIRRKMIRQIKRTEYWLNEQIREGKKVLAEGAQGTMLDIDHGTYPFVTSSSTIAGGACTGLGISPLLIRKVIGVTKAYCTRVGNGEFPTEITDQIGEQIRKDGNEFGSTTGRPRRCGWMDFPALEYSFLINGVTDLIITKIDVFKNLSGFKVCSEYMVQDKVSREYPVDCDKALPLYEQFEFDEHERMNLGNITDEEEFGKGMKQFIFFMRLKLENTGVQLAGVSNGPECEKYIDIKSLQTV; this is encoded by the coding sequence ATGGAAAAAGGTTACGTAGACGTACTTTTAGGTCTCCAATGGGGAGACGAAGGCAAAGGAAAAATCGTAGATTATCTTTCGCCACAATATGACATCATTGCCAGATTCCAAGGCGGCCCAAATGCTGGACATACCTTGTATGTAAAAAACAAAGAAGGGAAACAGGAACGAATAGTTCTGCACGTTGTCCCATCTGGACTTACAAGAGAAGACGAGCTCATGGGGGTTCTCGGAAATGGTATGGTGATATGCCCTATCGCATTCAAGGATGAGATAAAAAACATCTTTGATATAACAGGTATTGATGTATGTGAAAAACTCATCATCTCTACAAACGCACATATGATTGTTCCGACTCACAGGCTTTTAGACAAAGCGAGTGAGATTGCAAAAGGTAAAGGCGCAATCGGGACAACCGGTAAGGGTATCGGGCCATGCTATATGGACAAAGCTGGCAGAAACGGCATTCGATTTGAATCATTGATTGACTTGAGTAAATTCAACGAAGAATACTTAAGACTTGAAAACAAACATCGTGAAATACTCAAACAACAATATGGGTACACCGATGAGCAAATCAATGCTGAGATCAAAGAGCAATGCTACAGCTTCAAAAGATCAATTCTTTTTATCAGAAGAAAAATGATTCGACAGATAAAGAGGACTGAGTATTGGCTGAACGAACAAATTCGTGAAGGCAAAAAAGTTCTCGCAGAAGGCGCACAAGGGACCATGCTCGACATCGACCACGGAACATATCCGTTTGTAACTTCATCTAGCACTATTGCTGGTGGAGCTTGCACAGGACTTGGAATATCACCACTTTTGATTCGCAAAGTGATCGGTGTAACCAAGGCCTATTGTACACGTGTAGGCAACGGAGAATTTCCGACAGAAATTACAGACCAAATCGGTGAACAGATCCGCAAAGACGGAAATGAGTTTGGTTCAACTACTGGTCGCCCGCGTCGCTGTGGCTGGATGGACTTCCCTGCTCTTGAATATTCGTTTTTGATAAACGGCGTGACAGATCTGATCATCACTAAAATTGATGTATTCAAAAACCTCTCTGGTTTTAAGGTATGTAGCGAATACATGGTGCAAGATAAAGTAAGTAGAGAATATCCAGTGGATTGCGACAAGGCCCTACCTCTGTATGAACAATTTGAATTCGACGAACACGAAAGAATGAATCTCGGAAACATCACCGACGAAGAAGAGTTTGGAAAAGGTATGAAGCAATTTATTTTCTTCATGAGATTGAAACTCGAGAACACAGGTGTTCAACTGGCTGGAGTATCAAACGGACCAGAGTGCGAAAAGTATATTGATATAAAGAGTCTGCAAACTGTATAA
- the nadD gene encoding nicotinate (nicotinamide) nucleotide adenylyltransferase yields MKHIALYFGSFNPIHDDHKKVIQKVRNHENSPDEIWVVVSPINPDKPANSLAPSEDRAQMVELAVNDLDSVFVSRVEFDLPTPSYTFQTLRHLHKKYSDHKFSIITGTDVVNSIPTWEFADEILSHHFYVVGRDGNIDGEILAKISCTEIEPVGSMSATLIREKIKKGEKPDSIADGVYEYIVSKNLYS; encoded by the coding sequence ATGAAACACATAGCTCTATACTTTGGATCTTTTAACCCGATTCATGACGACCATAAAAAAGTAATTCAAAAGGTCAGAAATCATGAAAATTCTCCAGATGAAATCTGGGTTGTTGTGTCTCCAATAAATCCAGACAAACCCGCAAACTCGCTTGCTCCTAGTGAAGATCGTGCACAGATGGTAGAGCTTGCGGTAAATGACCTAGATAGCGTATTTGTGTCTAGGGTTGAATTTGATTTGCCGACCCCGTCATATACATTTCAAACACTCAGGCATCTTCATAAAAAATACTCTGATCACAAGTTCTCGATTATTACAGGTACCGATGTTGTAAATTCTATTCCAACTTGGGAATTTGCAGATGAGATACTTTCGCACCACTTTTATGTTGTCGGACGTGATGGAAATATAGATGGGGAAATTCTAGCTAAGATTTCTTGTACCGAGATAGAACCTGTCGGTTCGATGTCTGCAACCCTGATACGTGAAAAAATTAAAAAAGGAGAAAAACCTGACAGTATTGCCGACGGTGTCTATGAGTATATAGTTAGTAAAAATTTATATTCCTAG